A stretch of Lathyrus oleraceus cultivar Zhongwan6 chromosome 6, CAAS_Psat_ZW6_1.0, whole genome shotgun sequence DNA encodes these proteins:
- the LOC127094105 gene encoding shugoshin-1 yields the protein MEDTAVFHDSDLQPPGAISQTGGQKAKRGLFSKEGSVSVGAAQKKILADITNMDQHLQPKHQPVPPLPPPATDVSVDLILKENATMRKLLAHRNAVIESYKLEHQKYRTNFQKLRKQNSELALANTQMMREINTSRQMVRELQLELVGKSATLNTLRLKLMENDHKAKLNNDIDAYESDLKFKKDKKGEAKRKRVSRCQSSAADVVKQSKSIEKVDTQRHSARRNTAGFKAGKSGPIEDLHEIKYDASQPLENLANENGSTSLGSNDIVRQDTECLETTNTQQVLVKRNIENKRHSLRRQSALFKHGNPEPAEDFFDIDDPKFEVSNLCDNFSESLPTASDHTSENCALDPHERRSSISRPLRRSALKVVSYKEVPLNVKMRRDS from the exons ATGGAAGATACCGCCGTCTTCCACGACTCCGATTTACAGCCTCCCGGCGCCATTTCTCAAACTGGAG GTCAGAAAGCCAAAAGAGGATTATTTTCGAAGGAAGGTTCTGTTTCTGTGGGAGCTGCTCAGAAGAAAATTCTGGCTGACATAACCAACATGGACCAACATCTACAGCCAAAGCACCAACCTGTACCACCACTTCCTCCACCTGCAACTGATGTCTCTGTTGACCTGATTCTCAAG GAAAACGCAACGATGAGGAAGCTCCTAGCTCATAGAAA TGCGGTAATAGAATCGTACAAACTAGAGCATCAAAAGTATCGAACCAATTTTCAGAAACTTCGGAAGCAAAATTCAGAACTTGCACTTGCAAATACTCAAATGATGCGG GAGATTAATACAAGTAGACAGATG GTGAGGGAACTTCAACTTGAATTAGTAGGCAAAAGTGCTACTCTCAATACTTTGAGATTAAAATTGATG GAAAATGATCACAAAGCAAAACTGAATAATGACATTGATGCATATGAG TCAGATCTAAAGTTTAAAAAAGATAAGAAGGGGGAAGCGAAAAGGAAGAGAGTATCCAGATGTCAAT CTTCTGCAGCTGATGTTGTTAAACAATCCAAATCAATAGAAAAGGTTGACACTCAGAG GCATTCTGCAAGACGGAACACTGCAGGGTTTAAAGCCGGAAAATCAGGACCAATAGAAGACTTGCATGAAATAAAATATGATGCCTCGCAACCACTAGAAAATCTGGCAAATGAGAATGGATCAACATCTTTAGGATCCAATGATATAGTGAGACAAGATACTGAAT GCTTGGAAACTACTAACACTCAACAAGTTCTTGTCAAAAGGAATATTGAAAATAAGAG GCATAGTTTGAGAAGGCAATCTGCCCTGTTCAAACATGGGAATCCAGAACCAGCTGAAGACTTCTTTGATATAGACGATCCAAAATTTGAAGTCTCCAATTTATGTGATAACTTCTCAGAAAGTCTTCCTACAGCATCAGATCACACTTCAGAAAACTGTGCACTTGACCCTCATGAAAGAAGATCATCTATTAGCCGGCCTTTGCGTCGATCAGCTCTGAAGGTTGTTTCCTACAAGGAGGTTCCACTTAATGTGAAGATGCGTAGAGATAGTTGA